Sequence from the bacterium genome:
CGGCCCATCTGCTGCACTAACTACCAAAACTGCCCCGTCCATTTGTGCTGCCCCAGTAATCATATTCTTCACATAGTCCGCATGCCCGGGACAATCTATGTGCGCATAGTGCCTCTTCTCTGTCTCATATTCCAGATGAGCTATGGCAATGGTTAATCCCCTCTCCTTCTCCTCAGGGGCATTGTCAATCTCATCTACCCTCTTGGCTTCTGCCTTCCCTGTCTTCGACAAACAGAGAAGAATCGCCGCAGTGAGTGTCGTCTTCCCGTGGTCTACATGTCCAATTGTGCCCACATTCACATGTGGCTTAGTTCGTACAAACTTCTCCTTGGCCATTTTTTTACCCCCTTTAGTTATTTTTAAATTCCTTCAATAATTTCTTTTGCTAATTCCTCCGAAACCTCATCATAATGGGAAGGCTCCATACTATAGGTTGCTCGACCTTGCGTTAGGGACCGTAAACTGGTAGCATATCCGAACATCTCTGACAGGGGCACAAAACCATCTACTATCCCCATTTGACTTCGTCTATCTATCTTTGTTATTTTCGTCCGGCGAATGTTAAGGTCACCAAGCACATCTCCTAAATAGTTCTCAGGTACCACCACCTCCAGTTTCATCACTGGTTCTAATAGAACAGGAGAAGCTTTCTTCATTCCCTTATGGATAGCTATAGCAGCAGCATTCTTAAATGCCAGGGCTGAGGAATCCACTTCATGGAAACTACCATCCACTAATGTTACTTCCAGGTCAACTACTGTATATCCAGCCAGCACGCCCGCTTCCATTGCTTCACGAACTCCCTTCTCTACAGAAGGAATGTATTCTTTGGGAATTCTTCCCTCTTTTACCTTATCAATAAACCGGATTCCAGAGCCCCTTTCCTGGGGCTTCCCTTTTAACACAACATGCCCATACTGGCCATGGCCACCTGTCT
This genomic interval carries:
- a CDS encoding GTP-binding protein — its product is MAKEKFVRTKPHVNVGTIGHVDHGKTTLTAAILLCLSKTGKAEAKRVDEIDNAPEEKERGLTIAIAHLEYETEKRHYAHIDCPGHADYVKNMITGAAQMDGAVLVVSAADGP